Proteins encoded in a region of the Streptomyces akebiae genome:
- a CDS encoding cellulase family glycosylhydrolase, translating to MFRSLRRTLGALCAAAAVLALPLTGGAHTAAASAGSVEKAAEAGAGYWRTSGRQILDASGQPVRIAGVNWFGFETANHVTHGLWARDYKSMIDQMKSLGYNTIRMPYSDDILKPGTMPDSINHSDGKNADLQGLTSLQVLDKIVAYAGQSGLKIILDRHRPDAAGQSALWYTSAVPETTWITNLKALATRYKGNPTVVGIDLHNEPHDPACWGCGDTARDWRLAAQRAGNAVLSVNPELLILVEGVQTFDGVSGWWGGNLMGVARYPVQLDVANRVVYSAHDYATSVAQQSWFSDPSFPANMPGIWDRYWGYIFKQNIAPVWVGEFGTTLQSTIDQRWLAALVTYLRSTSAHGSDSFHWTFWSWNPNSGDTGGILKDDWQTVDTVKDGYLTSIKAPGFPPGGGTDPGDPEDPGDPGGGTPACAAAYTVSSDWGSGFNAEVKVTNTGTTAIGSWKVTWTWPGSQRVTNMWNASYTQSGSTVTATNAAHNGALAAGGSASLGFGGAPGGGGVPSVTCTAS from the coding sequence GTTCCGCAGCTTACGGAGAACCCTGGGCGCCCTGTGCGCGGCCGCCGCCGTGCTCGCGCTGCCCCTGACCGGCGGCGCGCACACGGCGGCCGCTTCGGCCGGTTCGGTCGAGAAGGCCGCCGAGGCCGGTGCTGGTTACTGGCGCACCAGCGGCCGGCAGATCCTGGACGCGAGCGGGCAGCCCGTCCGTATCGCCGGCGTCAACTGGTTCGGCTTCGAGACCGCCAACCACGTCACCCACGGCCTGTGGGCGCGCGACTACAAGAGCATGATCGACCAGATGAAGTCGCTGGGCTACAACACCATCCGCATGCCCTACAGCGACGACATCCTCAAGCCCGGCACCATGCCGGACAGCATCAACCACTCCGACGGCAAGAACGCCGACCTCCAGGGCCTGACCTCGCTCCAGGTGCTGGACAAGATCGTCGCGTACGCCGGGCAGAGCGGCCTGAAGATCATCCTCGACCGGCACCGTCCGGACGCGGCGGGCCAGTCGGCCCTCTGGTACACCTCGGCCGTCCCCGAGACGACGTGGATCACCAACCTCAAGGCGCTGGCCACCCGCTACAAGGGGAACCCGACGGTCGTCGGCATCGACCTGCACAACGAGCCCCACGATCCCGCCTGCTGGGGCTGCGGCGACACGGCCAGGGACTGGCGGCTGGCCGCCCAGCGTGCAGGGAACGCGGTCCTGTCCGTCAACCCCGAGCTGCTGATCCTCGTCGAGGGCGTCCAGACGTTCGACGGGGTCTCGGGCTGGTGGGGCGGCAACCTGATGGGTGTGGCCCGGTACCCCGTACAACTGGACGTGGCGAACCGGGTGGTGTACTCGGCCCACGACTACGCCACGAGCGTCGCCCAGCAGAGCTGGTTCAGCGACCCGTCCTTCCCGGCCAACATGCCGGGCATCTGGGACAGGTACTGGGGCTACATCTTCAAGCAGAACATCGCGCCGGTGTGGGTCGGCGAGTTCGGTACGACGCTGCAGTCCACGATCGACCAGCGCTGGCTGGCGGCCCTGGTGACGTATCTGCGCTCGACCTCCGCCCACGGCTCGGACTCCTTCCACTGGACCTTCTGGTCCTGGAACCCCAACTCCGGTGACACCGGCGGCATCCTGAAGGACGACTGGCAGACGGTGGACACGGTCAAGGACGGCTACCTGACGAGCATCAAGGCCCCGGGCTTCCCGCCGGGCGGTGGCACCGACCCCGGTGACCCGGAGGATCCCGGTGACCCGGGCGGCGGGACGCCCGCCTGCGCCGCCGCCTACACCGTCAGCAGCGACTGGGGCAGCGGCTTCAACGCCGAGGTGAAGGTCACCAACACCGGTACGACCGCGATCGGTTCGTGGAAGGTGACCTGGACCTGGCCCGGCTCCCAGCGGGTGACGAACATGTGGAACGCCTCGTACACCCAGAGCGGGTCGACGGTCACCGCGACCAACGCGGCCCACAACGGGGCACTGGCCGCGGGCGGTTCGGCGAGTCTCGGCTTCGGGGGCGCGCCCGGGGGCGGGGGTGTGCCGAGCGTGACCTGCACGGCGTCGTGA
- a CDS encoding alpha/beta hydrolase translates to MRRSAAVLCGAGVVLAGTISAVPANASGSSAANTVQAAAAKVAWKKCATDDYPTLQCASVKVPLDYAKPSGKKITLALSRVPHTSKTYQGPLLVNPGGPGGSGLTLAGYVASSLPKKVAAQYDVIGFDPRGVGASKPALNCKPGYFNPVRPDSVPSTAAIEKANVERAKAFAKACATKHKDVLPYINTISAVKDLDSIRKALGAKKINYFGYSYGTYLGAVYAKLYPERVRRLVLDSIVDPTGVWYEDNLDQDYAFDKRHKAFTKWVAKYNSTYKLGTDAKKIEAKWYAMRAALAEKPAGGKVGASELEDTFLPGGYYNGYWPYLAEAFAAYVNDKNADPLVEAYENFAAIDSSGDNGYSVYASVQCRDAAWPRDWKKWQKDNWAVYKKAPFMAWNNAWYNAPCAFWPTKSLKPVNVANSKLPATLLFQATDDAATPYQGGVTVHKLLKNSSLVVEQGGGNHGITLSGNSCLDKYLATYLTNGKVPHGKGKVDATCKKLADPKPAVAQEASARSTLSTAPGTAATSGATLHGILGFRG, encoded by the coding sequence ATGAGAAGAAGCGCAGCCGTGCTGTGCGGCGCCGGCGTCGTCCTGGCCGGGACCATCAGCGCCGTGCCCGCCAACGCGAGCGGGTCGTCCGCCGCGAACACCGTCCAGGCCGCCGCCGCGAAGGTCGCCTGGAAGAAGTGCGCCACGGACGACTACCCGACGCTGCAGTGCGCGTCGGTGAAGGTGCCGCTCGACTACGCGAAGCCCAGCGGGAAGAAGATCACGCTGGCGCTGTCCCGCGTGCCGCACACCTCGAAGACCTACCAGGGCCCGCTGCTGGTCAACCCGGGCGGCCCCGGCGGCAGCGGTCTGACGCTGGCCGGATACGTCGCCTCGTCGCTGCCGAAGAAGGTCGCGGCCCAGTACGACGTCATCGGCTTCGACCCGCGCGGCGTGGGCGCCAGCAAGCCCGCCCTGAACTGCAAGCCCGGTTACTTCAACCCGGTGCGCCCGGACTCCGTGCCCAGCACGGCCGCGATAGAGAAGGCGAACGTCGAGCGCGCCAAGGCCTTCGCCAAGGCCTGCGCGACGAAGCACAAGGACGTCCTGCCGTACATCAACACGATCAGCGCCGTGAAGGACCTGGACTCGATCCGCAAGGCCCTCGGCGCGAAGAAGATCAACTACTTCGGCTACTCGTACGGCACCTACCTCGGCGCCGTCTACGCCAAGCTCTACCCCGAGCGCGTCCGGCGCCTGGTGCTCGACTCGATCGTGGACCCGACCGGTGTCTGGTACGAGGACAACCTCGACCAGGACTACGCCTTCGACAAGCGCCACAAGGCGTTCACGAAGTGGGTCGCCAAGTACAACTCCACGTACAAGCTCGGCACCGACGCGAAGAAGATCGAGGCGAAGTGGTACGCCATGCGGGCCGCCCTCGCCGAGAAGCCCGCGGGCGGCAAGGTGGGCGCCTCCGAGCTGGAGGACACCTTCCTCCCCGGCGGCTACTACAACGGCTACTGGCCGTACCTCGCCGAGGCGTTCGCGGCCTACGTGAACGACAAGAACGCCGACCCGCTGGTCGAGGCGTACGAGAACTTCGCCGCCATCGACTCCTCCGGTGACAACGGCTACAGCGTCTACGCCTCGGTGCAGTGCCGTGACGCGGCCTGGCCGCGCGACTGGAAGAAGTGGCAGAAGGACAACTGGGCGGTCTACAAGAAGGCGCCGTTCATGGCCTGGAACAACGCCTGGTACAACGCGCCGTGCGCGTTCTGGCCGACCAAGTCCCTGAAGCCGGTGAACGTCGCCAACAGCAAGCTCCCGGCGACGCTGCTCTTCCAGGCGACGGACGACGCGGCCACCCCGTACCAGGGCGGCGTCACCGTTCACAAGCTGCTCAAGAACTCCAGCCTGGTCGTCGAGCAGGGCGGCGGCAACCACGGCATCACGCTGAGCGGCAACAGCTGCCTCGACAAGTACCTGGCGACCTACCTCACCAACGGCAAGGTGCCGCACGGCAAGGGCAAGGTCGACGCCACCTGCAAGAAGCTGGCCGACCCGAAGCCGGCGGTCGCCCAGGAGGCGTCGGCCCGGTCGACGCTGAGCACGGCCCCGGGAACCGCCGCCACGAGCGGTGCCACCCTGCACGGCATCCTCGGCTTCCGCGGCTGA
- the serC gene encoding phosphoserine transaminase yields the protein MADIQIPADIKPADGRFGAGPSKVRTEALDALAATGTSLLGTSHRQAPVKNLVGQVRAGISELFSLPEGYEVILGNGGSTAFWDVATHGLIENKSQHLTFGEFSSKFAKAAKLAPWLAEPTVVSSDPGTHPEPAAEAGVDVYAFTHNETSTGVAAPLNRVAGADEGALVLVDATSGAGGLPVDIAETDVYYFAPQKSFASDGGLWIGVFSPAAIERAERIHASGRHVPEFFSLPTAIDNSRKNQTYNTPALATLFLLNQQLEWINGQGGLSWSTARTKDSSTRLYTWAEESKYASPFVTDPAKRSQVIGTIDFSDEIDAAAVAKVLRANGIVDTEPYRKLGRNQLRVAMFPAIDPADVEALTKCVDYVIEKL from the coding sequence GTGGCTGATATCCAGATCCCCGCTGACATCAAGCCCGCCGACGGACGTTTCGGCGCGGGCCCCTCCAAGGTGCGGACGGAGGCGCTGGACGCCCTGGCCGCGACCGGTACCTCCCTGCTCGGCACCTCCCACCGCCAGGCCCCGGTGAAGAACCTGGTCGGCCAGGTCCGCGCGGGCATCAGCGAGCTGTTCTCCCTCCCCGAGGGCTACGAGGTCATCCTCGGCAACGGCGGCTCCACGGCGTTCTGGGACGTCGCGACGCACGGCCTGATCGAGAACAAGAGCCAGCACCTGACCTTCGGCGAGTTCAGCTCGAAGTTCGCCAAGGCCGCGAAGCTCGCCCCCTGGCTCGCCGAGCCGACGGTCGTCTCCTCCGACCCCGGCACCCACCCGGAGCCGGCCGCCGAGGCGGGCGTCGACGTCTACGCCTTCACCCACAACGAGACCTCCACCGGTGTCGCCGCCCCGCTGAACCGCGTGGCCGGTGCCGACGAGGGCGCCCTCGTCCTGGTCGACGCCACGTCCGGCGCCGGCGGCCTGCCCGTCGACATCGCCGAGACCGACGTCTACTACTTCGCCCCGCAGAAGTCCTTCGCCTCCGACGGCGGCCTGTGGATCGGCGTCTTCTCCCCGGCCGCCATCGAGCGCGCCGAGCGGATCCACGCCTCGGGCCGTCACGTCCCGGAGTTCTTCAGCCTCCCCACGGCGATCGACAACTCCCGCAAGAACCAGACGTACAACACCCCGGCCCTCGCCACCCTCTTCCTGCTCAACCAGCAGCTGGAGTGGATCAACGGCCAGGGCGGTCTGAGCTGGTCCACGGCCCGGACAAAGGACTCCTCGACCCGGCTGTACACCTGGGCGGAGGAGAGCAAGTACGCGAGCCCCTTCGTCACCGACCCGGCCAAGCGGTCCCAGGTCATCGGCACGATCGACTTCTCCGACGAGATCGACGCCGCCGCCGTCGCCAAGGTCCTGCGCGCCAACGGCATCGTCGACACCGAGCCCTACCGCAAGCTCGGCCGCAACCAGCTCCGCGTCGCCATGTTCCCGGCGATCGACCCGGCGGACGTCGAGGCCCTCACGAAGTGCGTCGACTACGTGATCGAGAAGCTCTGA
- a CDS encoding cytochrome P450 has protein sequence MDFATSENGDGHSVTGSTPAPVPLFGARFRGEPAALYRELRREHGEVVPVLLDGDVPAWLVLGYRELHQVTSDPELFSRDSALWNQWPHVPADWPLLPVISPEQPSVLGTVGERHRQRAALIEEAWEAVDPLELRGHVERFADELIDVVCGVGAADLVGQFAAPLPARVLAFLFGFREEHAPGLVAALNDILDGQDRAMAAEEYLRTAMTRLVAERRQRPGDDVVSRLLANARAYEVTVEEVTHDVMVMLAVGHQPTADWIGNSLRLMLTDDRFAASLFGGRSSVAEAMNEVLWEDAPIQNAAGRWTTRDTRLGGRVLRAGDLVLLGLQGANSDPRVRTHGSALTGGNNAHFSFGHGDHRCPFPAQETAEVIARTGIEVLLDRLPDLDLAVPADALTRRPSPWLRGLVGLPVRFSPGPARGA, from the coding sequence TTGGACTTCGCAACCTCTGAGAACGGCGACGGGCACTCCGTGACCGGCTCCACGCCCGCTCCCGTTCCTCTCTTCGGTGCGCGTTTCCGGGGTGAACCCGCGGCCCTGTACCGGGAGTTGCGGCGGGAGCACGGGGAGGTCGTGCCCGTGCTGCTGGACGGGGACGTACCGGCGTGGCTGGTGCTCGGCTACCGCGAGCTGCACCAGGTGACGAGCGATCCCGAGCTGTTCAGCCGGGACTCCGCGCTGTGGAACCAGTGGCCGCACGTTCCGGCCGACTGGCCGCTGCTGCCCGTGATCAGCCCGGAGCAGCCGTCGGTCCTCGGCACGGTCGGCGAGCGGCACCGGCAGCGCGCCGCGCTGATCGAGGAGGCGTGGGAGGCGGTCGATCCGCTGGAGCTGCGCGGTCATGTCGAGCGGTTCGCCGACGAGTTGATCGACGTGGTGTGCGGGGTGGGCGCGGCCGATCTGGTGGGGCAGTTCGCGGCGCCCCTGCCCGCGCGGGTGCTGGCGTTCCTGTTCGGCTTCCGGGAGGAGCACGCCCCCGGGCTGGTGGCGGCGCTGAACGACATCCTCGACGGCCAGGACCGGGCGATGGCGGCCGAGGAGTATCTGCGGACGGCGATGACCCGGCTGGTGGCGGAGCGCCGGCAGCGGCCCGGCGACGACGTGGTCTCGCGGCTCCTGGCGAACGCGCGTGCGTACGAGGTGACGGTGGAGGAGGTGACGCACGATGTGATGGTGATGCTGGCGGTGGGGCATCAGCCGACGGCCGACTGGATCGGCAACTCCCTGCGGCTGATGCTGACGGACGACCGTTTCGCGGCGTCGCTCTTCGGTGGGCGCAGCAGTGTGGCCGAGGCCATGAACGAGGTGTTGTGGGAGGACGCTCCCATCCAGAACGCGGCCGGGCGCTGGACCACCCGGGACACCCGGCTCGGCGGCCGTGTCCTCCGTGCGGGTGACCTGGTCCTGCTGGGCCTGCAGGGTGCCAACTCCGACCCGCGCGTCCGTACCCACGGCTCCGCCCTGACCGGTGGCAACAACGCCCACTTCTCCTTCGGTCACGGCGACCACCGGTGTCCGTTCCCGGCTCAGGAGACCGCCGAGGTCATCGCCCGAACGGGTATCGAGGTCCTCCTCGACCGGCTTCCGGACCTGGACCTCGCGGTCCCGGCGGATGCCCTGACGCGTCGGCCGTCGCCGTGGCTGCGGGGGTTGGTGGGGTTGCCGGTGCGGTTCTCGCCGGGGCCGGCCAGGGGGGCTTGA
- a CDS encoding DUF742 domain-containing protein: MSRPGRDDLPDRLYTLTGGRSRSAPGTPFDLVTLVVAESQPTPGMQSEHVTILRLTERPTAVVEIAAELRLPVSITKVLLSDLLTAGRVSARHPNQATLVDLDILEQVLVGLRNL; this comes from the coding sequence ATGAGCCGGCCCGGCAGGGACGACCTGCCCGACCGGCTGTACACGCTCACCGGGGGCCGCAGTCGGTCCGCGCCCGGAACACCGTTCGACCTGGTGACCCTGGTCGTCGCGGAGAGCCAGCCGACACCGGGCATGCAGTCGGAACACGTGACGATCCTGCGGCTGACGGAGCGGCCGACGGCGGTGGTGGAGATCGCCGCCGAACTGCGGCTGCCGGTGAGCATCACCAAGGTGCTGCTCTCCGACCTCCTCACGGCGGGCCGGGTCAGTGCCCGACATCCGAACCAGGCCACGCTGGTCGATCTGGACATTCTGGAGCAGGTGCTAGTTGGACTTCGCAACCTCTGA
- a CDS encoding roadblock/LC7 domain-containing protein translates to MTGTGSTADDRLTWLMEGLLERTPGARHALVLSRDGLKLCRTPELSVDQADQLAAIAAGIQSLSHGASLQFGDGSGGVRSAMAEFHGGVLFIVEAGEGAHLALVTDEEADAGLVGHNMSELIEQLGEHLSARPRHPTHTAAGGTTDTTTTVATATALAPRTS, encoded by the coding sequence ATGACCGGCACCGGCTCCACCGCCGACGACAGGCTCACCTGGCTCATGGAGGGGTTGCTGGAACGCACTCCGGGCGCCCGGCACGCGCTCGTCCTCTCCCGGGACGGCCTGAAACTGTGCCGTACGCCCGAGCTCTCCGTCGACCAGGCCGACCAGCTGGCCGCGATCGCCGCCGGCATCCAGTCGCTGTCCCACGGGGCGTCCCTCCAGTTCGGCGACGGCAGCGGGGGCGTACGGTCGGCGATGGCGGAGTTCCACGGCGGGGTCCTGTTCATCGTGGAGGCGGGCGAGGGCGCACATCTGGCCCTGGTGACGGACGAGGAGGCGGACGCCGGGCTCGTCGGGCACAACATGAGCGAGCTGATCGAACAACTGGGTGAACACCTGAGCGCACGGCCCCGCCATCCGACGCACACGGCCGCCGGTGGCACCACGGACACGACGACGACCGTGGCCACGGCCACGGCTCTGGCGCCCCGTACGTCATGA
- a CDS encoding sensor histidine kinase produces the protein MTAPSPPRPPGERPALRSVLPLPLVTAVLSAAAVGAVVAPAPADVRTPLAAGAGAAALLLTLVVAVAVHARVSVRLLRRRLDAVARDTGLLLQERARMAEEHAQERGRLTEEFVQERARIATEFARERVRLTTEAERERERLSDERDRTAQETTQERSLLAERAERAESDRAALLAVTANVAGRMQALATGTLADLRAMEERHADEDVLADLLHLDHRTAQAGRLADSVAVLAGARSGRRWARPIPMESILRGAMGRIGAYRRVRLHSSSEAAVAGHAAEGVMHALAELLDNAANFSPPTAEVHVYVEEVPAGAIISVEDSGLVMSDIQLRRAERAVSGEVADLTSLSGTRLGLAVVGRLARKHGLKISFRPSARGGTGVLMLIPQDVLASTIPTTTSPASTSHTASRTGSAPVQPPPYAGVRAPHDLDSEPTPRHEFPPEAPTPPVADPVADALIDSLSGFRRTPSAPPTGATADAPTGSPAYGAPYTSSFSSEFGSGGPAFDSGYAGGYAYAPGPHLDAGSEPPATPDEAAAETATETDDDTTAPAPSDALPRRRRGRSLAEAEARTRAQAADAEARPERVSRPAEDAGTGAVRFSSFRRAVRGTGGLDQAFVQGTATGDENSTGMRGPSTPPDQAAAMDQHTHPGAAVDRYVPPAGPPAPEAALEPVRDAAPPAEAVPQPELKPVPQPELEPVREPQWGAVGGTAWEPGPEPEAEPVGEPAWAPGPVPEAGWEPEPARGLAWQPEAAKQAAWEAEAAAELPWAPDPAGEAKGELDPVREPAWEPVRDTRPAPGEDTTPTPDLAPFSSYGDPATDSSGYARPAPYTDSAPEAYAQPIPDPAPYGTSDPYADPTPGPAGEPPRTPAPRPHPHLEGDHTP, from the coding sequence ATGACCGCGCCCAGCCCCCCACGCCCGCCGGGCGAACGCCCCGCCCTGCGCTCAGTCCTTCCGTTACCGCTGGTGACCGCCGTGCTCTCCGCGGCCGCCGTCGGCGCGGTCGTCGCGCCGGCGCCGGCGGACGTACGGACACCCCTCGCGGCCGGTGCGGGCGCGGCCGCGCTGCTGCTGACGCTGGTCGTCGCGGTCGCCGTGCACGCGCGCGTGTCGGTGCGGCTGCTGCGCCGGCGGCTGGACGCGGTCGCCCGGGACACGGGTCTGCTGCTCCAGGAACGGGCCAGGATGGCCGAGGAGCACGCCCAGGAACGCGGCCGGCTGACCGAGGAGTTCGTCCAGGAACGGGCCAGGATCGCGACCGAGTTCGCACGGGAGCGGGTGCGGCTGACCACGGAGGCCGAGCGCGAGCGCGAGCGGCTGTCCGACGAACGGGACCGTACGGCACAGGAGACCACGCAGGAGCGGTCCCTGCTGGCCGAGCGCGCCGAGCGGGCCGAGAGCGACCGCGCCGCCCTCCTCGCCGTGACCGCCAACGTGGCCGGCCGCATGCAGGCCCTCGCCACCGGCACCCTCGCCGACCTGCGGGCCATGGAGGAACGTCACGCCGACGAGGACGTCCTCGCCGACCTGCTCCACCTCGACCACCGCACCGCCCAGGCGGGCCGGCTCGCCGACTCCGTCGCCGTCCTCGCGGGCGCCCGCTCGGGCCGCCGCTGGGCACGGCCCATCCCCATGGAGTCGATCCTGCGGGGCGCGATGGGCCGGATCGGCGCCTACCGCCGGGTGCGGCTGCACTCCTCCAGCGAGGCCGCCGTCGCCGGCCACGCCGCCGAGGGCGTCATGCACGCGCTCGCCGAACTCCTCGACAACGCGGCCAACTTCTCGCCGCCGACCGCCGAGGTCCATGTGTACGTCGAGGAGGTCCCGGCCGGCGCGATCATCTCCGTCGAGGACTCCGGGCTGGTCATGAGCGACATCCAGCTCCGTCGGGCCGAACGCGCCGTGTCGGGCGAGGTGGCCGACCTCACGAGCCTCTCCGGCACGCGTCTCGGCCTCGCCGTCGTCGGCCGCCTCGCCCGCAAGCACGGGCTGAAGATCTCCTTCCGGCCGTCCGCGCGCGGCGGCACGGGCGTCCTGATGCTCATCCCGCAGGACGTCCTGGCGAGCACGATCCCCACGACCACCTCTCCCGCGTCGACGTCTCACACGGCGTCTCGCACGGGGTCCGCGCCCGTCCAGCCGCCGCCGTACGCGGGCGTGCGCGCCCCGCACGACCTGGACTCCGAGCCGACGCCCAGGCACGAGTTCCCGCCGGAGGCTCCCACCCCGCCGGTCGCCGACCCCGTGGCCGACGCCCTGATCGACTCCCTGTCCGGCTTCCGGCGAACGCCTTCGGCTCCGCCGACGGGCGCGACGGCCGACGCGCCGACGGGCTCTCCCGCGTACGGCGCCCCCTACACCTCGTCGTTCAGCTCCGAATTCGGCTCCGGCGGCCCGGCGTTCGACTCCGGGTACGCCGGCGGGTACGCCTACGCGCCCGGTCCGCACCTTGACGCCGGGTCCGAACCTCCGGCCACCCCCGACGAGGCCGCCGCCGAGACCGCCACCGAGACCGACGACGACACCACCGCCCCCGCCCCTTCCGACGCCCTCCCCCGGCGTCGGCGCGGCCGGTCCCTCGCGGAGGCGGAGGCACGCACCCGGGCGCAGGCCGCCGACGCCGAGGCCCGTCCGGAGCGCGTCTCCCGGCCCGCCGAGGACGCCGGCACCGGCGCGGTCCGCTTCAGCAGCTTCCGCCGCGCGGTGCGGGGCACGGGCGGGCTGGACCAGGCGTTCGTCCAGGGGACGGCCACGGGGGACGAGAACTCCACGGGGATGCGGGGCCCGTCGACGCCACCCGACCAGGCCGCCGCCATGGACCAGCACACGCACCCGGGCGCCGCCGTGGACCGGTACGTGCCCCCGGCCGGGCCTCCCGCACCGGAGGCCGCCCTGGAACCCGTACGGGACGCCGCTCCGCCCGCCGAGGCCGTACCGCAGCCCGAGTTGAAACCCGTACCTCAGCCCGAGTTGGAGCCCGTACGGGAGCCCCAGTGGGGGGCCGTGGGGGGAACCGCGTGGGAACCCGGACCGGAACCAGAGGCCGAACCCGTGGGGGAGCCGGCCTGGGCACCCGGGCCCGTGCCGGAGGCCGGATGGGAGCCCGAGCCCGCGCGAGGGCTCGCGTGGCAGCCGGAGGCCGCGAAGCAGGCCGCGTGGGAGGCGGAGGCCGCCGCCGAACTTCCGTGGGCACCCGACCCCGCGGGTGAGGCGAAGGGGGAGCTCGACCCGGTACGGGAGCCGGCCTGGGAGCCCGTACGGGACACCCGCCCCGCTCCGGGCGAGGACACCACGCCCACGCCTGACCTGGCGCCCTTCTCCTCCTACGGGGACCCGGCCACGGACTCCTCCGGGTACGCGCGGCCGGCCCCGTACACGGATTCGGCCCCGGAGGCGTACGCGCAGCCCATCCCCGACCCCGCCCCGTACGGGACGTCCGACCCGTACGCGGATCCGACCCCCGGTCCGGCCGGAGAGCCGCCCCGGACCCCGGCCCCCCGCCCGCACCCCCACCTGGAAGGCGACCACACCCCATGA